A single region of the Blattabacterium sp. (Cryptocercus kyebangensis) genome encodes:
- a CDS encoding alpha/beta fold hydrolase yields MFNKEKKFSYIKKGSGHPLILLHGLMGGLSNFNALLDFFPKKGYKVIIPSLPLYKMPLFLTNISSLSKYIIQFLIEIGIENSTLIGNSLGGHIALIIAKKRIDLVHSLVLTGSSGLFEKAFGDAFPKRENYEYIRKKSQEVFYNPKIATKKLVDEVFHIVNDKKKGIKTLYIAKSAMKYNMSKDLSVIQQPICLIWGKQDPVTPPGVAEEFHRLLPHSELYWIDKCGHVPMMEHPKKFIKILEKWLSKFGLDHENIFCKV; encoded by the coding sequence ATGTTTAATAAAGAAAAAAAATTTTCTTATATAAAAAAAGGTTCAGGTCATCCATTAATATTACTTCATGGTTTAATGGGTGGATTAAGTAATTTTAATGCACTTTTAGATTTTTTTCCAAAAAAAGGATATAAAGTAATAATCCCTTCTTTACCTCTTTATAAAATGCCTCTATTTCTTACAAATATTTCCAGTTTATCTAAATATATTATTCAGTTTTTAATAGAAATAGGAATTGAAAATTCTACATTGATAGGGAATTCTCTAGGAGGACATATTGCTTTAATTATAGCAAAAAAAAGAATAGATTTAGTACATTCTTTAGTTCTTACAGGAAGTTCTGGATTATTTGAAAAAGCTTTTGGAGATGCTTTTCCTAAAAGAGAAAACTATGAATATATTAGAAAAAAGTCACAAGAAGTATTTTATAATCCTAAAATTGCTACTAAAAAATTAGTAGATGAAGTATTTCATATTGTGAATGATAAAAAAAAGGGAATTAAAACTTTATATATTGCGAAAAGTGCTATGAAATACAATATGTCTAAAGATTTATCTGTAATTCAACAACCTATTTGTTTAATTTGGGGGAAACAAGATCCTGTAACTCCACCAGGGGTAGCAGAAGAATTTCATAGATTGTTGCCTCATTCAGAATTATATTGGATAGATAAATGTGGACATGTTCCTATGATGGAACATCCCAAAAAATTCATAAAAATATTAGAAAAATGGTTATCTAAATTTGGTTTAGATCATGAAAATATTTTCTGTAAAGTTTAA
- the yihA gene encoding ribosome biogenesis GTP-binding protein YihA/YsxC has product MKIFSVKFKKSIEKSSQFFCSTFPEYAFLGRSNVGKSSLINFIINSKKEAKVSSYPGSTKFINFFLINHKWYLIDLPGYGYSLQKNRKIEKKKLIIDYVFYRKNLVCLFLLIDCRIIIQKIDLDFIQKLKNYKIHFCIVFTKTDKINTRILDKNINFCKGKIEKNFFSIPKYFKVSVKKRYGREKIIQYIQSFNESFEKKTYREKLIIPNS; this is encoded by the coding sequence ATGAAAATATTTTCTGTAAAGTTTAAAAAAAGTATAGAAAAATCCAGTCAGTTTTTTTGTTCTACTTTTCCTGAATATGCTTTTTTGGGGCGTTCTAATGTAGGTAAATCTAGTTTGATTAATTTTATTATTAATTCTAAAAAAGAAGCTAAAGTATCTTCTTATCCTGGAAGTACGAAATTTATTAATTTTTTTTTAATCAATCATAAATGGTATTTAATAGATTTACCTGGATATGGTTATTCTTTGCAAAAGAATAGAAAAATAGAAAAAAAAAAATTAATAATAGATTATGTTTTTTATAGAAAAAATTTAGTTTGTTTATTTTTATTGATAGATTGTAGAATAATTATACAGAAAATAGACCTAGATTTTATACAAAAGTTAAAAAATTATAAAATCCATTTTTGTATTGTTTTTACGAAAACGGATAAAATAAATACAAGAATTCTTGATAAGAATATAAATTTTTGTAAAGGGAAAATTGAAAAAAATTTTTTTTCAATTCCTAAATATTTTAAAGTTTCCGTAAAAAAAAGATATGGAAGAGAAAAAATAATTCAATATATTCAAAGTTTTAATGAATCTTTTGAAAAAAAAACTTATAGAGAAAAACTTATTATTCCTAATTCATAA
- a CDS encoding type II 3-dehydroquinate dehydratase — translation MKKISIINGPNLNLLGKREPELYGTENFINYFNKLKRKKIFESIEMSYYQSNHEGKIIDILHDIGFESNGIVLNAGAYTHTSLGIADAIKSISTPVIEVHISNIHSREFFRQKSFLSSVCKGTIFGFGLKSYELGIISFSL, via the coding sequence ATGAAAAAAATTAGCATTATTAATGGTCCTAATTTAAATCTTTTAGGAAAAAGAGAACCAGAATTATACGGTACTGAAAATTTTATAAACTATTTTAATAAATTAAAAAGAAAAAAAATTTTTGAATCTATAGAAATGAGCTATTATCAAAGTAATCATGAAGGTAAAATCATAGATATCCTACATGATATAGGATTCGAATCCAATGGAATTGTTCTCAACGCAGGTGCATATACTCATACTTCTTTAGGAATTGCTGATGCTATTAAATCAATCTCTACTCCAGTAATAGAAGTTCATATTTCTAATATTCATTCAAGAGAATTTTTTAGACAAAAATCATTTTTATCTTCTGTTTGTAAAGGGACTATTTTTGGATTTGGATTAAAATCTTATGAATTAGGAATAATAAGTTTTTCTCTATAA
- a CDS encoding pseudouridine synthase — MNNIQNKKKEFIRLNHYLSNSGISSRREADKLIQSGIVKVNGIPVTKLGTIIHVNDVIKLHGNRIKNKKKIYILLNKPKGFITSTHDPFNRKTVMSLIPNFSDCRIFPIGRLDRSTTGVLLLTNDGFITEKLTHPKYNVKKIYHVLLNKKIHDEDIYRIKKGKIFLKEGRVKVDFIYREKRKNRIKIGLHIGWNRVIKRIFKKLTYQVIQLDRINFGGFTKKDIKIGCWCFLNKKEINNTLKNFFDEKN, encoded by the coding sequence ATGAATAATATTCAAAATAAAAAAAAGGAATTTATACGATTAAATCATTATTTATCCAATTCTGGTATTTCTTCTAGAAGAGAGGCAGATAAATTAATTCAATCAGGGATCGTAAAAGTTAATGGAATTCCCGTTACTAAATTGGGAACAATTATACACGTAAATGATGTTATAAAACTTCATGGAAATCGAATTAAAAATAAAAAAAAAATATATATACTTCTTAATAAGCCTAAAGGATTTATTACTTCTACACATGATCCATTTAATAGAAAAACAGTTATGAGTTTAATTCCCAATTTTTCCGATTGTAGAATTTTTCCTATCGGAAGATTAGATCGTTCAACTACAGGAGTTTTACTTCTTACCAATGATGGATTCATAACTGAAAAATTAACTCATCCAAAATATAATGTAAAAAAAATATATCATGTTTTACTAAATAAAAAAATTCACGATGAAGATATCTATAGAATTAAAAAAGGAAAAATATTTCTCAAGGAAGGAAGAGTAAAAGTAGATTTTATATATAGAGAAAAAAGAAAAAATAGAATAAAAATTGGATTGCACATAGGATGGAATAGAGTAATTAAACGTATTTTTAAAAAATTAACTTATCAAGTCATTCAATTGGATAGAATTAATTTTGGAGGATTTACTAAAAAAGATATTAAGATAGGATGTTGGTGTTTTTTAAATAAAAAAGAAATAAATAATACTCTAAAAAATTTTTTTGATGAAAAAAATTAG
- a CDS encoding mevalonate kinase: protein MKQSFFPAKVLLFGEYGIIENSSGLSIPYNFYKGSLKFLNSTKNKEFFYSNFELKKYYKFLFLLKKNRKNLAKIDLKRLHEDIQKGIYFQSNIPKGYGIGSSGALVSAIYDKYAKKKLKKCLNNKNIIILKKIFSQMESFFHGKSSGIDPLICYFNLPLLIRSETNISTIKIPKKNEFKGRGAIFLLDSGFSRKTSSMIENFFFLKLKNNEFKKILKEEFMKYNEKCIESFLKGNFKIMLKNVKLLSTWVFIHFRPMIPKIFWKIWEESLFTNLHYLKLCGSGGGGFVLGFTPNYDISRKILKKYTTEVLFRF, encoded by the coding sequence ATGAAACAATCTTTTTTTCCTGCTAAAGTTCTCTTATTTGGAGAATACGGAATTATAGAAAATTCTAGTGGTCTTTCTATTCCTTATAATTTTTATAAAGGATCTTTAAAATTCCTGAATTCTACCAAAAATAAAGAATTTTTTTATTCCAATTTCGAATTAAAAAAATATTATAAATTTTTATTTCTTTTAAAGAAAAATAGAAAAAATTTAGCAAAAATTGATCTTAAAAGATTACACGAAGATATTCAAAAAGGAATTTATTTCCAATCAAATATTCCTAAAGGATATGGAATAGGTAGTTCAGGAGCTTTAGTTTCCGCTATTTATGATAAATATGCTAAAAAAAAACTAAAAAAATGTTTAAATAACAAAAATATAATAATTTTAAAAAAAATATTTAGTCAAATGGAATCTTTTTTCCATGGGAAAAGCTCAGGAATAGATCCTTTAATTTGTTATTTTAATCTTCCCTTACTCATTCGTTCAGAAACAAATATTTCTACCATAAAAATTCCTAAAAAAAATGAATTTAAAGGAAGAGGAGCTATTTTTTTATTGGATTCTGGTTTTTCTAGAAAAACTTCTTCTATGATAGAAAATTTTTTTTTCTTAAAATTAAAAAATAATGAATTCAAAAAAATATTAAAAGAAGAATTTATGAAATATAATGAAAAATGTATTGAATCCTTTTTAAAAGGAAATTTTAAAATTATGCTAAAAAACGTAAAATTACTTTCTACTTGGGTTTTTATTCACTTTCGTCCTATGATTCCAAAAATATTTTGGAAAATATGGGAAGAAAGTCTTTTTACAAACCTTCATTATTTAAAATTATGTGGTTCTGGGGGAGGGGGATTTGTTTTAGGATTTACTCCAAATTATGATATTTCTAGAAAAATTTTAAAAAAGTATACAACAGAAGTTTTATTTCGTTTTTAA
- a CDS encoding NAD kinase, giving the protein MKIALYGQKFGKKNIPYLNQFIGYVSNHSIDIYIEKSFFNILSSFEEFKNLNIPVFSNYKELKKDFSLMFTFGGDGTILSALTFIRDTGIPIVGVNTGNLGFLATFNKDVFIKKIDQIFNRKFHLIPRSLLWLETSITDHNPFFNFALNEIVILRKETVSMITIDAYIDNQFLTSYWADGLIISTPTGSTGYSLSCGGPIITPENKNFVITPISPHNLFSRPLIISDCQKVHLKIHSRVKYYSLSMDTRLTSLKKDNELYIRKAPFYIYIIQEEKYTYYKTLREKLLWGMDQRN; this is encoded by the coding sequence ATGAAAATAGCCTTATATGGACAAAAGTTTGGGAAAAAAAATATTCCATATCTGAATCAGTTCATTGGCTATGTATCTAATCATTCAATAGATATATATATTGAAAAATCATTTTTTAATATTTTATCTTCTTTTGAAGAATTTAAAAATCTTAATATTCCTGTTTTCTCTAATTATAAAGAATTAAAAAAAGATTTTAGTTTAATGTTTACTTTTGGAGGAGATGGGACAATATTATCTGCTCTAACTTTTATTAGAGATACTGGAATTCCTATTGTAGGTGTAAATACAGGAAATTTAGGATTTTTAGCAACCTTTAATAAAGATGTTTTTATTAAAAAAATAGATCAAATTTTCAATCGCAAATTTCATTTGATTCCTAGAAGTTTATTATGGTTAGAAACTTCTATTACGGATCATAATCCATTTTTTAATTTTGCATTAAATGAGATTGTAATTCTACGAAAGGAAACTGTATCTATGATTACTATAGATGCTTATATAGATAATCAGTTTTTAACTTCCTATTGGGCTGATGGGTTAATTATTTCTACTCCTACTGGATCTACTGGATATTCTTTAAGTTGTGGGGGACCTATTATTACTCCTGAAAATAAAAATTTTGTTATTACACCTATATCTCCCCATAATTTATTTTCACGCCCGTTGATTATTTCCGATTGTCAAAAAGTTCATTTAAAAATACATAGTAGAGTAAAGTACTATTCCTTATCTATGGATACTAGACTTACATCTTTAAAAAAAGATAATGAATTATATATTAGAAAAGCTCCTTTTTATATATATATTATTCAAGAAGAAAAATATACTTATTATAAAACTTTACGAGAAAAATTATTATGGGGGATGGATCAAAGAAATTGA
- a CDS encoding isoprenyl transferase: protein MKLLEKIDLNSLPHHVAIIMDGNGRWAEKRGKLRTFGHENSMNSVRDSINGCKELGIPYITLYVFSSENWNRPKKEIDDLIRLFQENLKNSLEEIHDKNVKIIVIGEIKKFPIMIQKELLFFIKKTKNNTSITLVLALSYGSREEILRATKIIANKVSIGNLSLKDINFYSFQNHLYTNKIPDVDLIIRTSGEQRISNFLLWQSAYAELYFTNILWPDFRKKDFFEAIINYQKRKRRFGKVL, encoded by the coding sequence TTGAAATTGTTAGAAAAAATAGATTTAAATAGTCTACCTCATCACGTAGCAATTATTATGGATGGGAATGGTCGTTGGGCGGAAAAAAGAGGAAAATTAAGAACATTTGGACATGAGAATTCTATGAATTCTGTAAGAGATTCCATAAATGGATGCAAAGAATTAGGAATTCCTTACATAACTTTATATGTTTTTTCTTCAGAAAATTGGAATCGACCAAAAAAAGAAATAGATGATTTAATACGTTTATTTCAAGAAAATTTAAAAAATTCTTTAGAAGAAATTCATGATAAAAATGTAAAAATTATTGTTATAGGAGAAATAAAAAAATTTCCTATTATGATCCAAAAGGAATTACTTTTTTTTATAAAAAAAACAAAAAATAATACATCTATAACGTTAGTTTTAGCTTTAAGTTATGGATCTAGAGAGGAAATTTTAAGGGCAACAAAAATTATCGCCAATAAAGTTTCTATAGGAAATTTATCATTAAAAGATATCAATTTTTATTCTTTTCAAAATCATTTATATACCAATAAAATACCAGATGTCGATCTTATTATTAGAACTAGTGGAGAACAGCGTATTAGTAATTTTTTGCTTTGGCAATCTGCTTATGCAGAATTATATTTTACGAATATTTTATGGCCAGATTTTCGTAAAAAAGATTTTTTCGAAGCCATAATAAATTATCAAAAAAGAAAACGTCGTTTTGGAAAAGTTTTATAA
- a CDS encoding outer membrane protein assembly factor, translating into MEKFYKSKNLFLFPLIFFLLSNISFSKTEKKKNHKNLEIIQKEKNNELFSSFLIKNIFVMGKTKYDRDFISNLSDIYPGNRISLPSRKVDQAIKKLWKSHLFGKIFIYKKNRPSSNPNEIDLFFDLEDLIEVHKINVKGTGIIRFYSIEKIKSGDKISEDSIQIIKNDIKNYYIKKGYNEISIKSKWNIYDGKNILNIYVDKGKKIEIEDILFDGNNLFSKEELLNLMVKIRKKFFIPIIGNPFYFSHENIKEDLKNIRHKYQSMGFLDVQVILDSIWKNNSGNYGMKIKISEGNKYFLGNVNFVGNTIIKTDLLKKFFSYKTGDVYDKVGIDKNIFSSEYESSILSQYLNIGHLFVKIIPIEKRMENNKIHLEIKIEENKPVYINKVNISGNTTTKDHVIRRELTTYPGSLFSPKKIKFSILRLVDLNLFDNSKIHPLIHQNKENNTLDIEWRIIEKNSNQIQIHGGYGGDDLIGNFKLNFGNFSLSNFFKFRSWNPLPQGDGQKFFLFTKFSKDIKSYGFSFIEPWIERTSPTSLGFHLNYSKKKIKKSENVFFLPRFFNSDTTVHEGFTDKIEISLTLKKPLVVLDPYSKIKLSMDYEALNYNTKLFSDHNRKLRYTNIKSLISLQRISDDPDFIFPFKGSEIELIGIFTPPYSILFKNTKRFKIYWMEFFKIKINTFWYKKIIDNIVIKVGNEFGFLGRYDKTKILFPIQRFHMGGDKNSFGSKIENIDHIPLRGYSSNRKNPENISPDDGGLIYNKSILEVRYLIKEFSNTSKFWTNLFIEGGNISDSYKTFNPLKMKKSFGVGFRIFLFPIGFFGLDISNPIDRKSFSIKSGWKTNFVIGQD; encoded by the coding sequence TTGGAAAAGTTTTATAAATCAAAAAATTTATTTTTATTCCCGTTAATTTTTTTTCTTTTATCAAATATATCGTTTTCTAAAACGGAAAAGAAAAAGAATCATAAGAACCTTGAAATAATTCAGAAAGAAAAAAATAATGAGTTATTTTCATCTTTTCTTATTAAGAATATTTTTGTCATGGGGAAAACAAAATATGATCGTGATTTTATTTCAAATTTATCTGATATTTATCCAGGAAATAGAATTTCTTTACCAAGTAGAAAGGTAGATCAAGCCATTAAAAAATTATGGAAAAGCCATCTTTTTGGAAAAATATTTATCTATAAAAAAAATAGACCATCTTCAAATCCAAATGAAATAGATTTATTTTTTGATTTGGAAGATTTAATAGAAGTTCACAAAATAAATGTAAAAGGAACTGGAATAATTCGATTTTATTCCATTGAAAAAATAAAGTCAGGAGACAAAATTTCTGAAGATTCAATTCAAATTATTAAAAACGATATTAAAAATTATTATATAAAAAAAGGATATAATGAAATTTCTATAAAAAGTAAATGGAATATTTATGATGGAAAAAACATTTTAAATATATATGTAGATAAAGGGAAAAAAATAGAAATAGAAGATATTTTATTTGATGGAAATAACCTTTTTTCTAAAGAAGAATTACTTAATCTTATGGTTAAGATAAGAAAAAAATTTTTTATACCAATAATAGGAAATCCATTTTATTTTTCTCACGAAAATATAAAAGAGGATTTGAAAAATATTCGACATAAATATCAATCAATGGGATTTTTAGATGTTCAAGTCATTTTAGATTCTATATGGAAAAATAATTCTGGTAATTATGGAATGAAAATTAAGATTTCTGAAGGAAATAAATATTTTTTAGGGAATGTTAATTTTGTTGGTAATACTATTATTAAAACGGATTTATTAAAAAAATTTTTTTCTTATAAAACAGGAGATGTTTATGATAAAGTTGGAATTGATAAAAATATTTTCAGTTCAGAGTACGAATCTAGTATTCTCTCACAATATCTAAATATTGGACATTTATTTGTAAAAATAATTCCAATAGAAAAAAGAATGGAAAATAATAAAATTCATTTAGAAATAAAAATAGAAGAAAATAAACCAGTATATATAAATAAAGTAAATATATCAGGAAATACAACTACCAAAGATCATGTTATTAGACGTGAATTAACTACTTATCCAGGGTCTTTATTTTCTCCTAAAAAAATAAAGTTTAGTATACTTCGTTTAGTTGATTTGAATCTATTTGATAATAGTAAAATACATCCTTTAATTCACCAAAATAAAGAAAATAATACTCTAGATATAGAATGGCGTATAATTGAAAAAAATTCTAATCAAATTCAAATACACGGAGGATATGGAGGGGATGACCTTATTGGAAATTTTAAATTAAATTTCGGAAATTTTTCTCTAAGTAATTTTTTTAAATTTAGATCATGGAATCCTCTACCTCAAGGAGATGGACAAAAATTTTTTTTGTTTACTAAATTTAGTAAGGATATAAAATCTTATGGATTTTCTTTTATAGAACCTTGGATAGAGAGAACAAGTCCTACATCACTTGGTTTTCATTTAAATTATTCAAAAAAGAAAATAAAAAAATCAGAAAATGTTTTTTTCTTGCCTAGATTTTTCAATTCTGATACAACAGTTCATGAAGGATTTACAGATAAAATAGAAATTTCTTTGACTTTAAAGAAACCATTAGTTGTTTTAGATCCATATTCTAAAATTAAATTATCTATGGATTATGAGGCTTTGAATTACAATACAAAACTATTTTCAGATCACAATAGAAAATTGAGATATACTAATATAAAATCTTTAATTTCTTTACAAAGAATTTCGGATGATCCAGATTTTATTTTTCCTTTTAAAGGATCAGAAATAGAATTGATTGGAATATTTACTCCACCTTATTCCATTTTATTTAAAAATACTAAAAGATTTAAAATCTATTGGATGGAGTTTTTCAAAATTAAAATAAATACTTTTTGGTATAAAAAAATTATAGATAATATAGTGATTAAAGTGGGTAATGAATTTGGATTTTTAGGAAGATATGATAAAACGAAAATATTATTTCCAATACAAAGATTCCATATGGGTGGAGATAAAAATTCATTTGGTTCAAAAATAGAAAATATAGATCATATTCCATTAAGAGGATATTCTTCTAATAGAAAGAATCCAGAAAATATTTCACCAGATGATGGAGGATTGATTTATAATAAATCCATTTTGGAAGTTCGTTATTTGATTAAGGAATTTTCTAATACATCCAAGTTTTGGACCAATCTTTTTATAGAAGGAGGAAATATTAGTGATTCTTATAAAACATTTAATCCGTTAAAAATGAAAAAATCATTTGGGGTTGGATTCCGTATTTTTTTATTTCCTATAGGATTTTTTGGATTAGATATAAGTAATCCTATAGATAGGAAATCCTTTTCTATTAAATCAGGATGGAAGACTAATTTTGTTATAGGTCAAGATTAA
- a CDS encoding OmpH family outer membrane protein produces the protein MKKNTIFYCLLFFLLFGIGNSLFSQEKCHQKIVCLNSFILLEKMPEFSKVQKELEKLSKNHENILAKLAKEFHKKAEKFQKNRNPILKKELEILQARAKAYQKTASDDLSKRQNKLLDPIYKKIEKAISIVMEKDKTIVRVDDCSPGKGVLVNKGIDITEDVKKELGF, from the coding sequence ATGAAAAAAAATACTATTTTTTATTGTCTATTGTTTTTTTTATTATTTGGAATAGGAAATTCCTTATTTTCTCAAGAAAAATGTCATCAAAAAATTGTTTGTCTTAATAGTTTTATTCTTTTAGAAAAAATGCCTGAATTTTCTAAAGTTCAGAAAGAATTGGAAAAATTGAGTAAAAATCATGAGAATATTTTGGCAAAATTGGCAAAAGAATTTCATAAAAAAGCAGAAAAATTTCAAAAAAATAGAAATCCAATTCTTAAAAAAGAATTAGAAATATTACAAGCTAGAGCTAAGGCCTATCAAAAGACAGCTTCAGATGATTTATCCAAAAGACAAAATAAATTATTAGACCCAATCTATAAAAAAATAGAAAAAGCTATTAGTATAGTAATGGAAAAAGATAAAACTATTGTTCGAGTTGATGATTGTAGTCCTGGTAAAGGTGTTTTGGTTAATAAAGGAATAGACATTACGGAAGATGTAAAAAAAGAATTGGGATTTTAA
- a CDS encoding hemolysin family protein, whose translation MIFHISIVFITILLSAFFSGMEMALISSSLFQIELEKKKDSFRSKLLSKSIKEPKKFITTMLIGNTISLVVYGIHMEKLFLYIFPKWLLIHDNFFFLLFLETIISATIILIVGEFIPKIIFSAYSNELLSLFIVPVYVLDNLLSPVTNSIIWISNIFLKFFGEKEDNRTKIFDKEDLIYFVSENIENNIHGIVESEVEIFHKALDFSEKKARDCMVPRKEIVSSNIYTSSIDKIRHKFTEKGLSKIIIHKNNIDNIIGYIHYLEILKKPKNIESIIRPVELVYMTTPIREIMDLLIKKKKSIAIILDEYGGTAGMITIEDILEEFLGDIRDEHDEIKFVEKKLNDNEFLFSARLEIDFINAKYKLGIPKSEEYETLGGLIVFHTGSIPNSEEKIIIGDILYIEVKKVSKNKIEEVFLRFIRKKNL comes from the coding sequence ATGATTTTTCATATTAGTATAGTTTTTATTACTATACTTCTATCTGCTTTTTTTTCCGGTATGGAAATGGCTTTAATTTCTTCCAGTTTATTTCAAATAGAATTAGAAAAAAAGAAAGATTCTTTTCGTTCTAAATTACTTTCTAAAAGCATTAAAGAACCAAAAAAATTTATAACTACAATGTTAATTGGGAATACCATATCTTTAGTCGTATATGGAATTCATATGGAGAAATTATTTCTATATATTTTTCCAAAATGGTTATTAATTCACGATAATTTTTTTTTCCTTCTTTTTTTAGAAACAATAATTTCCGCTACTATTATTCTTATTGTTGGAGAATTTATTCCTAAAATTATCTTTAGCGCATATTCTAATGAATTATTAAGCTTATTTATTGTTCCTGTATATGTTCTAGATAATCTTTTATCTCCTGTTACAAATTCTATTATTTGGATTTCCAATATATTTTTGAAATTTTTTGGAGAAAAAGAAGATAATAGAACTAAAATTTTTGATAAAGAAGATTTAATTTATTTTGTATCAGAAAATATAGAGAATAATATTCATGGTATAGTAGAATCGGAAGTAGAGATTTTTCATAAAGCTTTAGATTTTTCTGAAAAAAAGGCAAGAGATTGTATGGTACCAAGAAAAGAAATAGTATCTTCCAATATATATACTTCTTCTATTGATAAAATTCGTCATAAATTTACGGAAAAAGGACTATCAAAAATTATCATTCATAAAAATAATATAGATAATATTATAGGATATATTCATTATTTAGAAATTTTGAAAAAACCCAAAAATATAGAATCTATAATTAGACCTGTAGAATTGGTTTACATGACTACTCCAATACGAGAAATAATGGATCTTCTTATTAAGAAAAAAAAAAGTATAGCTATAATATTGGATGAATATGGTGGAACAGCTGGAATGATAACAATAGAGGATATATTAGAAGAATTTCTTGGAGATATAAGAGATGAACACGATGAAATTAAATTTGTTGAAAAAAAATTGAATGATAATGAATTTTTATTTTCTGCTCGTTTAGAAATTGATTTTATTAACGCAAAATATAAATTAGGTATTCCAAAATCTGAAGAATATGAAACCTTAGGAGGTTTAATTGTTTTTCATACAGGATCTATTCCTAATAGTGAAGAAAAAATAATTATTGGCGATATTTTGTATATTGAAGTTAAAAAGGTATCTAAAAATAAAATAGAAGAAGTTTTTCTTAGATTTATTAGAAAAAAGAATTTATAA